The Ptychodera flava strain L36383 unplaced genomic scaffold, AS_Pfla_20210202 Scaffold_37__1_contigs__length_1687728_pilon, whole genome shotgun sequence genome contains a region encoding:
- the LOC139127835 gene encoding tyrosine-protein kinase JAK2-like codes for MVKKEIYILKRLAHHDNIDNLFACCTTVDPIYLITEKYPYGDIKTFITERQLSLETSDVITFHKQLLSFAIDIAMAMEYITSKKIIHRYLAAKHILLDDQLRCKVSNFSYSEGVITDSEFFRVTNECEQCFRWISLETFEERSFTMKTDIWSFGVVLWEIFTYGLLPYVGHCKEDVVEKLKRGYRLLKPDYVDGDVYNFMEQCWKKRPNDRPTFTSLLSRLEALREKEEVPAEHYKELDGFFESEYITPGQNVFEVNHNFVRIEDVLYKGEFSDIFAGETSQAGKEKFPKKIAIKIPKGEDEMVTAKAASKEVEVMKTLSNTNVISLLAYSTNKEKPYLILEYSQHGNLKAYLQRNRAKFLIDNNAASQEQLLSFAVDIAKGMKHIASHRIIHRYLAAKHVLVCNELTCKISNLSYTSDVSDGSRFTKLAERGELPYPWMAPESLTNWTFSVKSDVWSFGVVLWEIATLGCDPFENSMKEEVVSLLQRGIRLQRYTHIDEKLIRLNVGLLAENAKGAAFILYHPPTDEATQGQ; via the exons ATGGTTAAGAAAGAAATTTACATCTTAAAGCGCCTTGCCCACCATGACAACATCGACAATCTTTTTGCGTGCTGCACCACAGTAG ATCCAATATATTTGATAACAGAAAAGTACCCCTATGGGGATATCAAAACTTTTATTACGGAGAGACAACTAAGCCTTGAAACGTCAGATGTTATTACATTCCATAAACAACTGCTGTCATTTGCGATTGACATTGCTATGGCGATGGAGTATATAACTTCTAAAAAG ATAATCCATAGATATCTTGCTGCAAAACACATCTTACTCGACGACCAACTTAGATGTAAAGTATCAAATTTCAGCTATTCAGAGGGAGTTATCACGGATTCTGAGTTTTTCCGGGTCACTAATGAG TGCGAGCAGTGTTTTAGATGGATTTCTCTGGAGACCTTTGAGGAACGCAGTTTCACTATGAAGACTGATATATGGAGCTTCGGAGTAGTATTGTGGGAAATATTCACATACG GATTATTGCCATACGTTGGTCATTGCAAGGAAGATGTTGTAGAGAAACTGAAACGAGGTTACAGGCTGCTTAAACCAGACTATGTGGATGGAGACGT CTACAATTTTATGGAACAATGCTGGAAAAAACGGCCTAATGATCGACCGACATTTACAAGTCTCCTGTCAAGATTAGAAGCACTTCGGGAAAAGGAAGAA GTACCTGCCGAACATTACAAAGAGTTGGACGGATTTTTCGAGTCTGAATACATAACGCCTGGGCAAAATGTGTTCGAAGTTAATCATAATTTCGTAAGGATAGAGGATGTTCTTTACAAAGGAGAATTCAGCGATATATTTGCTGGGGAAACATCACAGGCTGGCAAGGAGAAATTCCCAAAGAAAATTGCTATCAAGATTCCGAAAG GCGAGGACGAAATGGTAACTGCAAAGGCTGCAAGTAAAGAGGTTGAAGTGATGAAAACCCTATCCAATACAAATGTGATATCTCTTCTTGCCTACAGCACAAACAAAG aaaagccatatttgattttggaatattCTCAACATGGTAATTTAAAAGCTTACCTTCAGAGGAATCGAGCTAAATTTCTAATTGACAACAATGCAGCCAGCCAAGAACAACTGCTTTCTTTTGCGGTCGACATTGCCAAAGGAATGAAACACATTGCGTCTCATAGG ATTATTCATAGATATCTCGCTGCAAAACACGTCCTTGTATGTAATGAACTTACATGTAAGATATCAAATCTAAGCTACACCAGTGACGTAAGCGACGGGAGCAGATTCACGAAGTTAGCTGAACGG GGCGAGCTTCCATATCCTTGGATGGCTCCTGAGTCACTAACAAACTGGACTTTCAGTGTAAAATCTGATGTGTGGTCATTTGGCGTTGTACTGTGGGAAATTGCAACCCTAG GTTGTGATCCGtttgaaaattcaatgaaaGAAGAAGTAGTATCTCTTCTTCAAAGAGGAATACGATTACAAAGATATACCCACATCGACGAAAAGCTT ATACGACTTAATGTTGGCTTGTTGGCAGAAAATGCCAAAGGAGCGGCTTTCATTCTCTACCATCCTCCAACGGACGAAGCAACTCAAGGACAGTAA